TTCATGGTCTCCTCCGTCGATCATGCAGTAGGATAAACATGCCCGGATGCCGGCTTCATCGACAGCTTCTGCGACATTGTTCATCATGAAGTACATGTCGTTGAAGGTGGTGGTGCCTGTTCTGATCATCTCCAGGCAGGCGAGTTTTGCTCCCCAGTAGATGTCTGACTCTGTCAAATGGGCTTCGGTTGGCCAGATTTTGGTGGACAGCCACTCAAAGAGCGGCATGTCGTCTGAGTAGCCGCGAAGGAGACTCATGGGGGAGTGGGCATGCATGTTGACCATGCCGGGAAGGGCGGTTGCGCCGTTTCCGTCGATGATGAACTCTGCGTCATGGTCTTTGATTTTTTCTCCGACGCTTGCGATGTTTCCGGTTCCGTCAAGATAGATCTCGGCCGGTTTGCCGTCAAGGCGGATGTTTCTGATGAGGGTCTGGGTTTTGGTTCCAAAGATGTCGGGGTCTGTTTGTGTCATGAGAGTTTCTCCACAATGCTGGTGATGATTTTGCTGATCCGATCGCCGTTCTGTTTTGCGACGGCGACGATTTCGTCATAGTCAGGGGCATCAGCGCCGCCAATGCCGTTTGCGTAGTTGTCAACTGTGCAGAGGGCAGCTACCGGAATGCCGAGTTCGTTGGCAAGCGTGAGTTCGCTGGCAAGCGTCATGCCGACGATGTCGGTGTGCGAGGCATAACAGGCAATTTCTGCCCGGGTTTCAAATCTTGGGCCGTGCGCCTGGAAGTAGGTTCCAGAGACTGCGTCCGGAACGATTTTGTCGAGCGCCTGCCGGAGCGTGTCGTCCACGGACGGGGGGACGTGATGAATGCTGTTGTCATGCATGGTGGGAATGTCCCAGGGGCAGAAGTAGTCGTCCGGGATGACGATTGATCCCGGGCGAATGGTTTCTTTCATGCTGCCGGTGGAACCGATCAGGATAAGCCGGTCAACACCGAGTATTTTGCAGGCTGCAAGATGCGCTTTGTGGTTGAGGTTGTGCGGCGGGGTGGTGTTCTGATGCCTTGGAACGAAGACGAAGGAGCCTGCGAGTACTTCGGTTTTTCCAAACGGTGTTGCGACTGTTTTCTTTTCGAGAGGCGGGAGTTTTGCTGCAAGGAGTGCGGTTCCTCCGATGATTCCTAACATTTCTGTGTACTCTTTTTTTCGGCTGATACGATAAAGTGATGGCTCTTGCTTTTGCGGAGAAAAGCAATATCTATTTATTTGTGCTGAACGAATGTATTAAAGCACAACTTGGTTGGGCCGGTAGATCAGTGGTAGATCGCGTCATTGGCATTGACGAGGCCGCGGATTCAATTTCCGCCCGGTCCATTTTTTCTTTTGATTTTTTGTCAATCCGGATAAAATACAAGGGATGTCTACTTATTCAATCTTTCAGACATCCAATCGGAACTACATATACACCATCATCACGACGGTAGGCGAACTCGCCACCTGTAAGTACAAGCAAAAATGATGGCTCATACATTTTCTCTGCATTGATTTTACTTTGCAGCTTTTGGAGATTTTTTGCAGCTTCATCGATCGAACGTGATCCGAGTTTTACCTCGACCGCACCCCATCTACCATCCCGCAGCTGGATGATGGCATCCGCTTCCAGATCATTTCTGTCATGATAATGAAACACTTCTCCATCAATTGCTGATGCATAAATGCGGAGATCCCGTATGCACAATGATTCAAACAAAATTCCAAAGGTATTGAAATCTTCCAGAAGCCGTTTTGGGGTTGCACGCAGAACCGCTGCTGCAATGGAAGGATCCACAAAATGCCGTTTCGACGATGTACGGATGGCTGTTCTCGATCGAAGTGCAGGACTCCACGCAGGTTGTTCTTCAATCACAAAAATACGTTTGAGAGCATTGATATATCCTGATATGGTTTTTTCGGAGATGCTTTCTTCATCTGTGGCCATATCACTTTTTATGGTTGCTATTGTCGCCATTGTTCCTGCATTTCGGGCGAGTGAACGCAGCAATGCACGTACACGCATCGGATTTTTTTCCACACCGTCAACCTTTGAAATGTCATAGTTGATTACTGCTTCCGTGTAATCAACAGCTCGTTTCAATGCGGTTTTTTCCGAACCTGTTACCGAGGCAGGCCAACCTCCGCGGGCAATGGCGAAGGCAAGTTGTCTGATATCAAGGGAGGAGATGCCGGAAATGTTTGTATTTCCAGCAAAGAGGGAGGAGAGGGAGACAGATCCATCTGATTCACCAGATTCAAACAGGCTCATCGGACGCATGAAGATCCGAGATATTCTGCCAGTTCCGGTGTGCTGAACCAGATTGTCCTGTGGGGATGCAGAGCCTGTCAAAATAAACTGGCCTGTTTTTTGCCGTTGATCAACTGAAAAACGAACTGCATCCCAGAGAACCGGTGCCATCTGCCATTCATCAATGAGACGCGGGGTTTCGCCCGCAAGAAGGAGTGATGGTTTGGTGTCAGCTATCTGAAGATATGAGGATGTTTTGTCAGGGTCCTGCAGGTAGAGTACGCTTGCTGCTGCATGGTTTGCGGTCCATGTTTTTCCGCACCATTTCGGCCCTTCGATAAGCACGGCTCCAGAGGTGGATAGAGCCTCTTTAAGAGTGGCATCAGCGATTCGAGGAATA
Above is a genomic segment from Methanorbis furvi containing:
- a CDS encoding MTAP family purine nucleoside phosphorylase; its protein translation is MLGIIGGTALLAAKLPPLEKKTVATPFGKTEVLAGSFVFVPRHQNTTPPHNLNHKAHLAACKILGVDRLILIGSTGSMKETIRPGSIVIPDDYFCPWDIPTMHDNSIHHVPPSVDDTLRQALDKIVPDAVSGTYFQAHGPRFETRAEIACYASHTDIVGMTLASELTLANELGIPVAALCTVDNYANGIGGADAPDYDEIVAVAKQNGDRISKIITSIVEKLS
- a CDS encoding ATP-binding protein, which encodes MTPKYIPRIADATLKEALSTSGAVLIEGPKWCGKTWTANHAAASVLYLQDPDKTSSYLQIADTKPSLLLAGETPRLIDEWQMAPVLWDAVRFSVDQRQKTGQFILTGSASPQDNLVQHTGTGRISRIFMRPMSLFESGESDGSVSLSSLFAGNTNISGISSLDIRQLAFAIARGGWPASVTGSEKTALKRAVDYTEAVINYDISKVDGVEKNPMRVRALLRSLARNAGTMATIATIKSDMATDEESISEKTISGYINALKRIFVIEEQPAWSPALRSRTAIRTSSKRHFVDPSIAAAVLRATPKRLLEDFNTFGILFESLCIRDLRIYASAIDGEVFHYHDRNDLEADAIIQLRDGRWGAVEVKLGSRSIDEAAKNLQKLQSKINAEKMYEPSFLLVLTGGEFAYRRDDGVYVVPIGCLKD